In Pochonia chlamydosporia 170 chromosome 3, whole genome shotgun sequence, the following are encoded in one genomic region:
- a CDS encoding developmental regulator flbA (similar to Aspergillus terreus NIH2624 XP_001208824.1) has translation MAALSHRPPTEADTHSQASKTDHNTYHNQDNHTPLSKQFATTPRSSISTSDRLPADLTAVPVSSHHQRHSSTPSTASFTKAQRSGSSLFTRAAAALDRTQNAIASISEPVLRPRQSNSALAARLSLQSISAPNSEPSSPARTAGSARTHSTSASLTSASRAEIKVVPPTAQANDPPSQPYHETDPSLPAPIRLTAADKKMHQTSSRLLRMTDDDRPFTRDFKDLFATLIVSLLPLSAHRVRLSKVEYTFLSEDAINNLGSLKFSQSNRMPDPKDPSRIVTTTTTTTFSMAKDMARSICQRFVEARFIESADGKYQQVYNMKGSVWQLTPKGITVLDRFCSRNGIQQKQVVELASMSSAQLVILERDQQTDKLLHDWGTVEVIFRRFVGTDGRNVKASVATADSDSLHDYKDGLTGVKMAAERKVNGKTYKDTFTGKATTDWLMDCSTIVDRRETIEIASLFVEYDLMEPVVQDRAFMSQKTGYNLFQPTKHAIYQLTARGKELISGSGSRGRASESENGTGSQRNGITRDSNTQRLEKILNDAALRLLFRENLRETHCEENLSFYKDVGEFVRSCKAAIRQAQKTPSAGSMDTIKEIMAQAYGIYNAFLAPGSPCELNIDHQLRNSLATRMTKAVGQDNTMIETLQEVTALFEDAQNAVFKLMASDSVPKFLRNTKYEQQLRNYDLDMSARVPERSQSRSNRK, from the exons ATGGCCGCTCTGTCGCATCGCCCCCCGACCGAAGCCGATACTCACTCCCAAGCTTCCAAGACGGATCACAACACTTACCACAACCAAGACAATCACACCCCGCTATCCAAGCAATTCGCAACCACACCTCGATCCTCCATCTCGACGTCAGACCGCTTGCCGGCCGATCTCACAGCTGTGCCCGTCTCCTCCCACCACCAACGACATTCGAGCACTCCTTCCACGGCTTCATTCACCAAAGCCCAGCGTTCTGGCAGCAGTCTCTTCACTCGAGCCGCCGCTGCTTTGGATCGAACTCAGAACGCAATCGCCAGCATATCTGAGCCTGTCCTCCGGCCACGACAGTCCAACTCGGCACTTGCTGCTCGCCTGTCTTTGCAATCCATTTCTGCACCCAATTCAGAGCCTTCAAGCCCGGCCCGAACAGCTGGATCTGCCCGGACGCATTCTACCAGCGCCTCGTTGACCTCTGCCTCGAGGGCCGAAATCAAAGTGGTGCCGCCAACAGCTCAGGCGAACGATCCGCCTTCGCAACCATACCACGAGACGGATCCAAGCCTGCCCGCGCCTATAAGGTTGACGGCCGCTGACAAAAAGATGCATCAAACATCGTCGCGCTTACTGCGCATGACTGACGATGATCGACCGTTCACAAGG GATTTTAAAGACTTATTCGCAACTCTCATTGTCAGCCTGCTCCCTCTCTCTGCACACCGTGTCCGGTTGTCAAAAGTTGAATACACCTTCCTCTCTgaagatgccatcaacaaTCTTGGCTCGCTAAAATTCTCACAATCAAACCGCATGCCTGATCCCAAGGACCCCTCAAGAATTGTAAccacgacgacaacgacaacctTTTCCATGGCAAAGGACATGGCCAGATCCATTTGCCAACGTTTCGTGGAAGCACGCTTCATTGAATCAGCAGATGGTAAATACCAGCAGGTTTACAACATGAAAGGCTCTGTATGGCAATTGACTCCCAAGGGCATCACCGTGTTGGACCGTTTCTGCTCCAGGAACGGCATTCAACAGAAACAGGTTGTCGAGCTGGCCAGTATGAGCTCCGCTCAGTTGGTCATTCTGGAACGTGACCAACAAACTGACAAGCTTCTGCACGATTGGGGTACTGTTGAGGTCATCTTTCGCCGATTTGTCGGCACGGATGGACGGAATGTCAAGGCGAGCGTCGCCACCGCCGACTCCGACTCCCTCCACGACTACAAGGATGGACTCACTGGTGTCAAAATGGCAGCGGAGCGCAAGGTTAATGGTAAAACCTACAAGGATACATTCACAGGCAAGGCCACCACGGACTGGTTGATGGATTGTTCTACCATTGTCGACCGTCGTGAGACTATCGAAATCGCGTCATTGTTCGTCGAGTATGACTTGATGGAGCCTGTTGTGCAAGACCGGGCTTTTATGTCGCAGAAGACGGGATATAACCTGTTTCAGCCCACTAAACACGCCATATACCAGCTTACGGCACGTGGTAAGGAACTGATTAGCGGAAGCGGTTCCAGGGGTCGTGCTTCGGAGAGCGAGAATGGCACCGGCTCTCAGCGAAACGGCATTACAAGAGATTCCAACACGCAGAGATTGGAGAAGATCCTGAACGACGCAGCCCTTCGCCTTCTCTTTCGAGAAAATCTACGGGAAACCCACTGCGAGGAGAACCTGTCATTCTACAAGGACGTTGGGGAATTCGTTCGGAGCTGCAAGGCTGCCATTCGCCAAGCCCAAAAGACACCAAGCGCGGGTTCTATGGACACCATCAAGGAGATTATGGCTCAAGCCTACGGTATTTACAACGCCTTCTTGGCTCCCGGATCACCTTGCGAGCTCAATATCGACCACCAACTGCGTAACAGTTTGGCCACTAGAATGACCAAGGCTGTGGGCCAAGACAACACCATGATTGAAACGTTGCAAGAGGTTACAGCTCTGTTCGAAGATGCGCAGAATGCAGTTTTCAAGCTCATGGCTAGC GATTCGGTACCAAAATTTCTTCGCAACACCAAATACGAGCAGCAACTCAGGAACTACGATCTCGACATGTCGGCCCGTGTACCCGAGCGGAGCCAAAGTCGTTCTAACCGCAAATAA